The proteins below come from a single Comamonas antarctica genomic window:
- the fabZ gene encoding 3-hydroxyacyl-ACP dehydratase FabZ: MMDIHAILKQLPHRYPFLLVDKVLELESNQRIKAIKNVTFNEPYFQGHFPGRPVMPGVLMLEALAQAAGLLAFDAMGQVPDENNIYYFVGIDAARFKRPVEPGDQLVLEITIDRVRGGIWKFKGVARVGDEVACEADLMCTMRAVG; encoded by the coding sequence ATGATGGATATCCACGCAATTCTCAAGCAACTGCCCCACCGCTACCCTTTTTTGCTGGTGGACAAGGTACTCGAGCTCGAGAGCAACCAACGCATCAAGGCCATCAAGAACGTCACGTTCAATGAGCCGTATTTCCAGGGACATTTCCCTGGCCGTCCGGTGATGCCGGGCGTGCTGATGCTCGAAGCGCTGGCCCAGGCCGCCGGCCTGCTGGCGTTCGACGCCATGGGCCAGGTGCCGGACGAAAACAATATCTACTACTTCGTCGGCATCGACGCCGCGCGCTTCAAGCGTCCGGTCGAGCCCGGCGACCAGCTCGTGCTCGAGATCACCATCGACCGCGTGCGTGGCGGCATCTGGAAGTTCAAGGGCGTGGCCCGCGTGGGTGACGAGGTGGCATGCGAAGCCGACCTGATGTGCACCATGCGCGCCGTCGGTTGA
- the lpxD gene encoding UDP-3-O-(3-hydroxymyristoyl)glucosamine N-acyltransferase translates to MSLSLGQIVGALGGTLELAGSDTEIFRIAPLDSAGPGDLSFLSNPRYQQQLAASKAACVIVAPAMREAAMQRGACIVADNPYVYFARATQLWKQHEQAHQVRCGVHPSAVVDPLAEVDPTAYVGPLCVVERGARIGAGTVLKSRVTVGENCSVGARCILHSGVVLGADGFGFAPERGTWVKIEQLGAVRVGDDVEIGANTCIDRGALDDTVIENGVKLDNLVQIGHNVHLGAHVAMAGCAGVAGSARIGAHCTVGGGAVVLGHLELAENVHVSAATVVMRSLNKPGVYTGVFPVDENNKWEKNAATLKQLHSLRERIKALEQQQQQDSKNGTQ, encoded by the coding sequence GTGAGCTTGTCACTCGGGCAAATTGTGGGTGCGCTGGGAGGAACGCTGGAGCTGGCGGGCAGCGATACGGAGATCTTCCGCATCGCCCCGCTGGACTCCGCAGGCCCGGGAGACTTGAGCTTCCTGAGCAATCCGCGCTACCAGCAGCAACTGGCCGCCTCCAAGGCGGCCTGTGTCATTGTGGCGCCCGCGATGCGGGAGGCCGCGATGCAGCGCGGGGCGTGCATCGTGGCGGACAACCCCTATGTGTATTTCGCGCGTGCCACGCAGCTTTGGAAGCAGCATGAGCAGGCGCATCAGGTGCGCTGCGGCGTGCATCCCAGCGCGGTGGTCGACCCGCTGGCCGAGGTCGACCCCACGGCCTATGTGGGGCCGCTGTGCGTGGTCGAGCGCGGCGCGCGCATCGGCGCCGGCACGGTGCTGAAGTCGCGCGTGACGGTGGGCGAGAACTGCAGCGTCGGCGCGCGCTGCATATTGCACTCGGGCGTGGTGCTGGGCGCCGACGGCTTCGGGTTCGCGCCCGAGCGTGGCACCTGGGTGAAGATCGAGCAGCTGGGCGCCGTGCGCGTGGGCGATGACGTGGAGATCGGCGCCAACACCTGCATCGATCGCGGCGCGCTGGACGACACCGTGATCGAGAATGGCGTCAAGCTGGATAATCTCGTGCAGATCGGGCACAACGTGCATCTCGGCGCGCATGTCGCGATGGCCGGATGCGCGGGCGTGGCCGGCAGCGCGCGCATTGGTGCGCATTGCACCGTGGGAGGCGGTGCAGTCGTGCTCGGACACCTCGAATTGGCCGAGAATGTGCATGTTTCGGCGGCGACCGTGGTGATGCGTTCTTTGAACAAGCCCGGCGTCTATACAGGAGTGTTTCCTGTCGATGAAAACAACAAATGGGAAAAAAATGCTGCCACTCTGAAGCAGCTGCACAGCCTGCGCGAGCGCATCAAGGCACTCGAGCAGCAGCAGCAGCAGGACAGCAAGAACGGAACGCAATGA
- a CDS encoding OmpH family outer membrane protein, with amino-acid sequence MKSISRQISMAVLLGGMALAAHAQEFKAGFVNTDRVFREATSAKAAQAKLEAEFAKREKDVVDAGNSLKAASDKFEREAPTLSESQRTARQRQLVDQDREFQRKRREFQEDLNSRKNEELSQVLERANRVVKSVAEAEKYDVILQEAVYINPKHDITDKVIKALNASK; translated from the coding sequence ATGAAATCTATCTCTCGCCAAATCTCTATGGCCGTGCTGCTGGGCGGCATGGCGCTGGCTGCGCATGCGCAAGAATTCAAGGCCGGTTTTGTCAATACCGATCGCGTGTTCCGCGAGGCGACTTCCGCCAAGGCCGCGCAGGCCAAGCTGGAAGCCGAATTCGCCAAGCGCGAAAAGGATGTTGTCGATGCGGGCAATTCGCTGAAGGCCGCTTCGGACAAGTTCGAGCGCGAGGCGCCGACGCTGTCCGAATCGCAGCGCACCGCACGCCAGCGCCAGCTGGTCGACCAGGACCGCGAGTTCCAGCGCAAGCGCCGCGAATTCCAGGAAGACCTGAACTCGCGCAAGAACGAGGAACTGTCGCAAGTGCTCGAGCGCGCCAACCGCGTGGTCAAGTCGGTGGCCGAAGCCGAAAAGTACGACGTCATCCTGCAGGAAGCGGTGTACATCAATCCCAAGCACGACATCACCGACAAGGTGATCAAGGCGCTCAACGCCTCCAAGTAA
- the bamA gene encoding outer membrane protein assembly factor BamA has product MKKHINRLGARTASALTAMVFAANAAWALEPFKVQDIRVEGLQRVEAGTIFASIPLRVGDDYNDEKGSAAIRALFALGLFKDVRLEANGNVLTVVVEERPTIADVNFAGTKEFDKDTLKKAMRDVGLAEGRPFDSALSDRAEQELKRQYINRSLYGAEVVTTVTPIERNRVNLTFTVTEGEPAKINEIHVVGNKAFSESTLKGLFDQDTGGWLSWYTKSDRYARSKLNADLETLRSYYLQRGYLEFRIESTQVAISPDKQTISLTVNIHEGERYVVSDVKLEGNYLERDDEFKSMVKIKPGEPYNADQVTETTKAFSDHFGNFGFAFARVEAVPEIDRENNRVSIVVKAEPSRRAYVRRIQVSGNNRTRDEVIRREFRQFEASWYDGDKIKLSRDRVDRLGFFTEVNVETQEVPGSPDQVDLVVSVAEKPTGSLQLGAGFSSAEKVSLSFGIKQENVFGSGNYLGVDVNTSKYRRTLVLSTTDPYFTKEGISRTLDVYYRTDKPYEDQGGNYELVTAGTGVRFGVPFSELDTVFFGAGLEQTRIKPGTNIPAAYLAYADTYGYTSMAVPLTIGWSRDSRDSALAPNAGRYQRLNTDWSVGGDARYVRANYQIQQYVPLNKKFTLAFNGELGWGKGLNGRPFPVFKNFYSGGLGSVRGFDQGTLGPRDVIGSSLGGPKKVTLNAEFMAPLPGAGNDRTLRVFTFVDVGNVFGDNETVDFSQMRASAGLGLSWISPLGPLRLAYAQPVRKFAGDKIQKLQFQIGTSF; this is encoded by the coding sequence ATGAAAAAACACATCAATCGCTTAGGCGCGCGTACCGCTTCGGCCTTGACGGCCATGGTTTTTGCGGCCAACGCTGCCTGGGCACTGGAGCCTTTCAAGGTCCAGGACATCCGCGTCGAAGGCCTTCAGCGCGTGGAAGCCGGCACCATCTTCGCTTCCATTCCCCTGCGCGTGGGCGATGACTACAACGACGAGAAAGGCTCGGCCGCGATCCGCGCGCTGTTCGCGCTGGGCCTGTTCAAGGACGTGCGGCTCGAGGCCAACGGCAATGTGCTCACGGTGGTGGTCGAGGAACGTCCGACCATTGCCGACGTGAACTTCGCCGGCACCAAGGAGTTCGACAAGGACACGTTGAAGAAGGCCATGCGCGATGTCGGCCTGGCCGAAGGCCGACCGTTCGACAGCGCGCTGTCGGACCGCGCCGAGCAGGAACTCAAGCGCCAGTACATCAATCGCAGCCTCTACGGCGCGGAGGTCGTGACCACGGTGACGCCGATCGAGCGCAACCGCGTCAACCTGACCTTCACCGTGACCGAAGGCGAGCCCGCCAAGATCAACGAGATCCACGTGGTCGGCAACAAGGCCTTCAGCGAATCGACGCTCAAGGGCCTGTTCGACCAGGACACCGGCGGCTGGCTCAGCTGGTACACCAAGTCCGACCGCTACGCACGCTCCAAGCTCAATGCCGACCTGGAGACGCTGCGCTCGTATTACCTGCAGCGCGGCTACCTCGAGTTCCGCATCGAATCGACCCAGGTCGCGATCTCTCCGGACAAGCAGACCATCTCGCTCACGGTGAACATCCATGAAGGCGAGCGCTATGTGGTCTCCGACGTCAAGCTCGAAGGCAACTACCTCGAGCGCGACGACGAGTTCAAGTCCATGGTCAAGATCAAGCCCGGCGAGCCCTACAACGCCGACCAGGTCACCGAAACCACCAAGGCCTTCTCCGACCACTTCGGCAACTTCGGCTTTGCCTTCGCGCGCGTCGAAGCGGTGCCCGAGATCGACCGTGAAAACAACCGCGTGTCGATCGTCGTCAAGGCCGAGCCTTCGCGCCGCGCCTATGTGCGCCGCATCCAGGTCAGCGGCAACAACCGCACGCGAGACGAAGTGATCCGCCGCGAGTTCCGCCAGTTCGAGGCTTCGTGGTACGACGGCGACAAGATCAAGCTGTCGCGCGACCGCGTCGACCGCCTGGGCTTCTTCACCGAGGTCAACGTCGAAACGCAGGAAGTTCCGGGCTCGCCCGACCAGGTGGATCTGGTCGTGTCGGTGGCGGAAAAACCCACGGGTTCGCTGCAGCTGGGTGCGGGTTTCTCGAGTGCCGAGAAAGTCTCGCTGTCCTTTGGTATCAAACAGGAAAACGTGTTTGGTTCGGGTAACTATTTGGGTGTTGATGTAAATACCAGCAAATACCGCCGGACCCTGGTGCTGAGCACCACCGATCCTTATTTCACCAAGGAAGGCATTTCGCGCACGCTGGATGTCTACTACCGCACCGACAAGCCGTACGAAGACCAGGGCGGCAATTACGAACTCGTCACGGCCGGCACGGGCGTGCGCTTCGGTGTGCCGTTCAGCGAACTCGATACCGTGTTCTTCGGTGCGGGCCTGGAGCAGACGCGCATCAAGCCCGGCACGAACATCCCGGCGGCCTACCTGGCCTATGCCGACACCTACGGCTACACCAGCATGGCCGTGCCGCTGACCATCGGCTGGTCGCGCGACAGCCGCGACAGCGCGCTCGCTCCCAACGCCGGCCGCTACCAGCGCCTGAATACCGACTGGTCGGTGGGCGGCGATGCACGCTATGTGCGCGCCAACTACCAGATCCAGCAATACGTGCCGCTGAACAAGAAGTTCACGCTGGCCTTCAACGGCGAACTCGGCTGGGGCAAGGGCCTCAACGGCCGTCCGTTCCCGGTGTTCAAGAACTTCTACTCGGGTGGCCTGGGCTCGGTGCGTGGTTTCGACCAGGGCACCCTGGGCCCGCGCGACGTCATCGGCTCCTCGCTGGGCGGCCCGAAGAAGGTCACGCTGAACGCCGAATTCATGGCGCCGCTGCCGGGCGCGGGCAACGACCGCACCTTGCGCGTGTTTACCTTCGTCGACGTCGGCAATGTGTTCGGCGACAACGAAACGGTCGATTTTTCGCAGATGCGTGCGTCGGCTGGCCTGGGTCTGAGCTGGATTTCCCCGTTGGGGCCATTGCGCTTGGCGTATGCTCAGCCCGTGCGTAAATTTGCTGGCGATAAAATCCAGAAACTTCAATTCCAAATCGGAACGTCCTTCTAA
- the rseP gene encoding RIP metalloprotease RseP, with translation MLMTVLAFVVALGVLIAVHEYGHYRVAVACGVKVLRFSVGFGKPLLRWQPKGSPTEFVLAAFPLGGYVRMLDEREAPVAAEERHLAFNNKPLRSRAAIVAAGPAANLLLAVLLYAGVNWVGIEEPQAIVASPAAGSLAQAAGLQGAERVQAVARGDRDWEPVESFDALRWALARAALEGENVRLEVQRPQSAATAVLELPVGTLETREADERLFERIGVVAPWTPAVMGELLPDGAAQRAGLREGDKVLAVGAVKVVDGQQLRGLIRASVRDGQGLAQDWRIERGGQPLQLSVRPDAVQQDEQWVGRIGAFVGAAPAMTVVRRGFFEGLQNGAQRTWDLSILTLRMMGRMVIGEASIKNISGPLTIADYAGKSASMGLTQYLAFLALISVSLGVLNLLPLPVLDGGHLMYYLWEGVTGRQVSEAWMERLQRLGVAVLLLMMGIAFFNDINRLLG, from the coding sequence ATGCTGATGACTGTCCTTGCCTTTGTGGTCGCGCTGGGCGTGCTGATTGCGGTGCACGAGTACGGCCACTACCGCGTGGCCGTGGCCTGCGGCGTCAAGGTACTGCGCTTCTCGGTGGGCTTCGGCAAGCCGCTGCTGCGTTGGCAGCCCAAGGGCTCGCCCACCGAATTCGTGCTCGCGGCGTTCCCGTTGGGCGGCTACGTGCGCATGCTCGATGAGCGCGAGGCGCCCGTGGCCGCCGAGGAGCGCCACCTGGCCTTCAACAACAAGCCCCTGCGTTCGCGCGCGGCCATCGTCGCCGCGGGGCCCGCGGCCAACCTGCTGCTGGCGGTGCTGCTGTATGCGGGCGTGAACTGGGTCGGCATCGAAGAGCCGCAAGCCATCGTCGCCAGCCCCGCGGCCGGCTCGCTGGCCCAGGCCGCGGGCCTGCAAGGCGCGGAGCGCGTGCAGGCCGTGGCGCGCGGCGACCGGGACTGGGAGCCCGTGGAATCCTTCGACGCGCTGCGCTGGGCGCTGGCGCGCGCCGCGCTCGAAGGCGAGAACGTGCGCCTCGAAGTGCAGCGGCCGCAGTCGGCGGCGACCGCGGTGCTGGAGCTGCCCGTGGGCACGCTCGAGACGCGTGAGGCCGACGAGCGCCTGTTCGAGCGCATCGGCGTGGTCGCGCCCTGGACGCCAGCCGTGATGGGCGAGCTGTTGCCTGACGGCGCGGCGCAGCGCGCGGGCCTGCGCGAAGGCGACAAGGTGCTGGCGGTGGGCGCCGTCAAAGTGGTCGACGGCCAGCAGTTGCGCGGCCTGATCCGCGCCTCGGTGCGGGACGGCCAGGGACTGGCGCAGGACTGGCGCATCGAGCGCGGCGGCCAGCCGCTGCAGCTGTCGGTACGCCCGGACGCGGTGCAGCAGGACGAACAGTGGGTCGGGCGCATCGGCGCGTTTGTCGGTGCCGCACCGGCCATGACGGTGGTGCGCCGGGGCTTTTTCGAGGGCCTGCAAAATGGCGCGCAACGCACCTGGGACCTGTCGATACTGACGCTGCGCATGATGGGCCGCATGGTCATTGGCGAAGCCTCGATCAAGAACATCAGCGGCCCGCTGACGATCGCCGACTATGCGGGCAAGTCGGCCAGCATGGGACTCACGCAATACCTGGCATTTCTTGCGCTCATCAGCGTGAGCCTGGGCGTGCTGAACCTGCTACCCTTGCCGGTTTTGGACGGTGGGCACCTGATGTATTATCTTTGGGAAGGCGTCACGGGCCGGCAGGTGTCCGAGGCTTGGATGGAAAGATTGCAGCGTCTCGGCGTGGCCGTGCTGTTGCTGATGATGGGCATCGCCTTTTTCAACGATATCAACCGGCTCTTGGGCTAA
- the ispC gene encoding 1-deoxy-D-xylulose-5-phosphate reductoisomerase, which yields MKQRLTILGSTGSIGTSTLDVVARHPDSYEVFALSAATQVELMLAQCAQFQPRFAVMASAAHARELADKLQANGLATEVLQAPDALEQIAAHEDVDAVMAAIVGAAGLGPCLAAARAGKRLLLANKEALVVGGALFMDTVKRHGATLLPIDSEHSAIFQCLPEDRTTWAQRVDSILLTASGGPFRARDPASLSQITPEQACAHPNFSMGRKISVDSATMMNKALEVIEARWLFDLAPERIKVVIHPQQIVHSMVQFNDASILAQLGTPDMRVPIACGLAWPERIESGAARLDFSQLAALTFEDADARRFPGLHLSWQALRAAEGTTTVLNAANEMAVDAFLHRRLSFDRIHAVNLETLEKMQLPQAPGSLEDLLAVDARARDCARAAVQRWALA from the coding sequence ATGAAACAACGTCTCACCATCCTGGGCTCCACGGGCTCGATCGGCACCAGCACGCTGGACGTGGTGGCGCGCCACCCCGACAGCTACGAGGTGTTCGCGCTCAGCGCTGCCACCCAGGTCGAGCTGATGCTGGCCCAGTGCGCACAATTCCAGCCGCGCTTCGCGGTCATGGCCAGCGCGGCGCATGCGCGCGAGCTTGCCGACAAGCTCCAGGCGAACGGCCTGGCGACCGAAGTGCTGCAGGCACCCGATGCGCTCGAACAGATTGCCGCGCATGAGGACGTCGATGCGGTCATGGCGGCGATCGTCGGCGCCGCGGGCCTGGGCCCGTGCCTGGCGGCCGCGCGTGCCGGCAAGCGCCTGCTGCTGGCCAACAAGGAAGCGCTGGTGGTCGGCGGCGCGCTGTTCATGGACACCGTCAAGCGCCATGGCGCGACGCTGCTGCCCATCGACAGCGAGCATTCGGCGATCTTCCAGTGCCTGCCCGAAGACCGCACGACCTGGGCGCAGCGCGTCGACAGCATCCTGCTGACGGCCTCGGGCGGCCCGTTTCGCGCGCGCGATCCGGCGAGCCTGTCGCAGATCACGCCCGAGCAGGCCTGCGCGCACCCGAATTTCTCCATGGGCCGCAAGATCTCGGTCGACTCGGCCACGATGATGAACAAGGCGCTCGAGGTCATCGAGGCGCGCTGGCTGTTCGACCTGGCGCCCGAGCGCATCAAGGTCGTGATCCATCCGCAGCAGATCGTGCATTCGATGGTGCAGTTCAACGACGCCTCGATCCTCGCGCAGCTCGGCACGCCCGACATGCGCGTGCCCATTGCCTGCGGCCTGGCCTGGCCCGAGCGCATTGAAAGCGGCGCGGCGCGGCTGGACTTCTCGCAGCTCGCGGCGCTGACCTTCGAGGATGCCGATGCACGGCGCTTTCCCGGGCTGCACCTGTCGTGGCAGGCGCTGCGCGCGGCCGAAGGCACGACAACAGTGCTCAACGCAGCCAATGAAATGGCGGTCGATGCCTTCCTGCACCGGCGCCTGAGCTTCGACCGCATCCACGCGGTCAACCTCGAGACCCTCGAGAAAATGCAGCTGCCGCAGGCCCCGGGTTCGCTCGAGGACCTGCTGGCCGTCGATGCCCGGGCGCGCGACTGCGCGCGCGCGGCGGTGCAACGCTGGGCGCTGGCCTGA
- a CDS encoding phosphatidate cytidylyltransferase, which yields MLKQRVITALVLLAILLPALFYPDPLPFSLVVLAMMTAGAWEWGRMQGLKQGGAVALAAACLLLCGLSWSLGWLERPLTALWVIGGSLWVLSGALLLRAGVAAWARIPLAVRLVGGVLALWLAWLAVAQAHRMGVNFLLSVLLLVWVADVFAYFAGRTFGLKFTRNKLAPSISPGKSWEGVWGGMAGVLVLALVWVWADRHYGVALPSFYSLLARQGLWFLLLAVVFMAAMSVVGDLVESLVKRSVGVKDSSALLPGHGGVLDRIDALLPTLPLAMMLSSFVQT from the coding sequence ATGCTCAAGCAGCGTGTCATCACCGCCCTGGTCCTGCTGGCGATTCTTCTTCCCGCATTGTTCTATCCCGATCCACTGCCGTTCTCGCTGGTGGTGCTGGCGATGATGACCGCGGGTGCCTGGGAGTGGGGGCGCATGCAGGGCTTGAAGCAGGGTGGGGCGGTCGCGCTGGCGGCGGCCTGCCTGCTGCTGTGCGGCCTGAGCTGGTCGCTGGGCTGGCTGGAGCGGCCGCTCACCGCGCTGTGGGTCATTGGCGGCAGCCTGTGGGTGCTGTCCGGGGCGCTGCTGCTGCGCGCCGGCGTGGCGGCCTGGGCGCGCATACCGCTCGCAGTGCGCCTGGTGGGCGGCGTGCTGGCGCTGTGGCTGGCCTGGCTGGCCGTGGCGCAGGCGCACCGCATGGGGGTCAACTTCCTGCTGTCGGTGCTGCTGCTGGTCTGGGTGGCCGACGTCTTTGCCTATTTCGCGGGCCGGACCTTCGGCCTCAAGTTCACGCGCAACAAGCTCGCACCCTCGATCAGCCCCGGCAAGAGCTGGGAAGGGGTCTGGGGCGGCATGGCCGGTGTGCTGGTGCTGGCCCTGGTGTGGGTCTGGGCCGACCGCCATTACGGCGTGGCCCTGCCGAGCTTCTATAGCCTGCTGGCGCGCCAGGGCCTGTGGTTCCTGTTGCTGGCCGTGGTGTTCATGGCGGCGATGAGCGTGGTCGGCGACCTGGTGGAATCGCTGGTCAAGCGCAGCGTCGGCGTCAAGGACAGCAGCGCGCTGCTGCCCGGCCATGGCGGCGTGCTCGACCGCATCGACGCGCTGCTGCCGACCCTGCCCCTGGCCATGATGCTTTCCTCTTTCGTACAGACATGA
- the uppS gene encoding polyprenyl diphosphate synthase — translation MYTEISVPRHVAIVMDGNGRWAKHRFMPRLAGHSQGVKALRRCVKACLVRGVRVLTVFAFSSENWQRPEDEVSGLMGLLTTALGREVAELGREGVQLHFVGERRGLSERMCAGLAAAEQETAHNSRLVLNICFNYGGRWDIAQAAARLAAQGEPITEASLNAAMGLAHVPDPDLLIRTGGEMRISNFLLWQLAYSELFFSPVLWPDFDEAALDEAFAAYGARERRFGKTSAQIQSAPPAKMPV, via the coding sequence TTGTATACCGAAATCTCCGTGCCCCGGCACGTGGCCATCGTGATGGATGGCAACGGGCGCTGGGCCAAGCACCGCTTCATGCCCCGGCTTGCGGGCCATTCGCAGGGCGTGAAGGCCTTGCGCCGCTGCGTCAAGGCCTGCCTCGTGCGCGGCGTGCGGGTGCTCACGGTGTTTGCCTTCTCCTCGGAGAACTGGCAGCGGCCCGAGGACGAGGTCTCGGGCCTGATGGGCCTGCTCACGACGGCCCTGGGCCGCGAGGTGGCCGAACTGGGACGCGAAGGCGTGCAGTTGCACTTCGTCGGCGAACGCCGCGGACTGAGCGAGCGCATGTGCGCGGGCCTGGCCGCCGCCGAGCAGGAAACGGCGCACAACAGCCGCCTGGTGCTCAACATCTGTTTCAATTACGGCGGACGCTGGGATATCGCCCAGGCCGCAGCCCGCCTGGCGGCGCAGGGCGAGCCCATCACCGAAGCCAGCCTGAACGCGGCCATGGGCCTGGCGCATGTGCCCGACCCGGATCTGCTGATCCGCACCGGCGGCGAGATGCGCATCAGCAATTTCCTGCTGTGGCAGTTGGCATACTCGGAACTGTTCTTCAGCCCTGTCCTGTGGCCCGACTTCGACGAAGCGGCGCTGGACGAGGCCTTTGCTGCCTACGGCGCGCGCGAGCGCCGCTTTGGCAAAACCTCTGCACAAATACAGTCGGCCCCTCCCGCAAAGATGCCGGTCTGA
- the frr gene encoding ribosome recycling factor: protein MTIADIKKTTETKMDQSITAFKNNLGKIRTGRASAGMLDSIQVEYYGSMVPLTQVANVSLLDSRTLSVQPWEKNMGAKCEKAIRESNLGLNPSSLGDLIRVPVPPMSEERRKEMTKLARNEAEGAKIAIRNLRRDANDSVKKLVKDKLASEDDQKRSESDVQKVTDRHIAEIDQLVAAKEQEIMAV, encoded by the coding sequence ATGACGATTGCTGACATCAAGAAAACCACCGAAACCAAGATGGACCAGTCCATCACGGCGTTCAAGAACAACCTGGGCAAGATCCGCACCGGCCGTGCCAGCGCCGGCATGCTCGACAGCATCCAGGTCGAATACTACGGCTCCATGGTGCCGCTGACCCAGGTGGCCAACGTCTCGCTGCTCGACTCGCGCACGCTGAGCGTCCAGCCGTGGGAAAAGAACATGGGCGCCAAGTGCGAGAAGGCGATCCGCGAGAGCAACCTGGGCCTGAACCCCTCGTCCCTGGGCGACCTGATCCGCGTGCCCGTGCCGCCGATGAGCGAAGAGCGCCGCAAGGAAATGACCAAGCTGGCACGCAACGAAGCCGAAGGCGCGAAGATCGCCATCCGCAACCTGCGCCGCGATGCCAATGACTCGGTGAAGAAGCTGGTCAAGGACAAGCTGGCTTCCGAAGACGACCAGAAGCGTTCGGAATCCGATGTGCAGAAGGTCACCGACCGCCACATCGCCGAGATCGATCAGCTGGTGGCGGCCAAGGAACAAGAGATCATGGCGGTTTGA
- the pyrH gene encoding UMP kinase encodes MTQAAPAHKRILLKLSGEALMGDDSFGINRATIERMVEEIATVTRVGVQVAVVIGGGNIFRGVAGGSVGMDRATADYMGMLATVMNALALADAMDKQGLTARVMSAIAIEQVVEPYVRPKALQYLEEGKVVVFAAGTGNPFFTTDTAAALRGAEIGAEVVLKATKVDGVYTADPFKDADATRYTQLSFDEAISRNLGIMDATAFALCRDQKLPVRVFSIVKHGALLRVVMGEDEGTLVYA; translated from the coding sequence ATGACCCAAGCAGCACCAGCCCACAAGCGCATCTTGCTCAAGTTGTCTGGTGAGGCGCTCATGGGCGATGACTCCTTCGGTATCAACCGTGCGACCATCGAGCGCATGGTCGAAGAGATCGCCACCGTCACCCGCGTGGGTGTGCAGGTGGCGGTGGTCATCGGGGGCGGAAACATCTTTCGTGGCGTGGCCGGTGGCTCCGTAGGCATGGACCGTGCAACGGCCGACTACATGGGCATGCTGGCCACGGTCATGAATGCCCTGGCCCTGGCCGATGCCATGGACAAGCAGGGCCTGACGGCGCGCGTGATGTCGGCCATTGCCATCGAGCAGGTGGTCGAGCCCTACGTGCGTCCCAAGGCGCTGCAGTACCTCGAAGAAGGCAAGGTCGTGGTGTTTGCCGCCGGCACGGGCAACCCGTTTTTCACCACCGACACCGCCGCTGCGCTGCGCGGCGCGGAAATCGGTGCCGAAGTCGTGCTCAAGGCGACCAAGGTGGATGGCGTGTACACGGCCGATCCGTTCAAGGACGCCGATGCCACGCGCTACACCCAGCTGAGCTTCGACGAAGCGATTTCGCGCAACCTGGGCATCATGGACGCGACTGCGTTTGCGCTGTGCCGCGACCAGAAGCTGCCGGTGCGGGTGTTTTCCATCGTCAAGCATGGCGCGCTGCTGCGCGTGGTGATGGGTGAAGACGAAGGTACCTTGGTGTACGCTTGA
- the tsf gene encoding translation elongation factor Ts, with the protein MAVITAKLVAELRAKTDAPMMECKKALTEADGDLAKAEELLRVKLGTKAGKAASRVTAEGVVAASINGNVGALIEVNSETDFVSKNDSFLALADAAAKLVAEHNPADIEALGALAYEQDTFGPTLEDVRKGLIGKIGENMSFRRFKYFSGSNLASYLHGSRIGVVVEFEGDAAAAKDVAMHVAAMKPVALSSADVPAELIEKERTVATAKAAESGKPADIVAKMVEGSVQKYLKEVSLYNQVFVKAADGKQTVEQMLKAANTTIKGFTLYVVGEGIEKKVDDFAAEVAAQVAAAKAGA; encoded by the coding sequence ATGGCTGTTATTACCGCAAAACTGGTGGCTGAACTGCGCGCCAAGACCGACGCACCGATGATGGAGTGCAAGAAGGCACTGACCGAAGCCGACGGCGACCTGGCCAAGGCGGAAGAGCTGCTGCGCGTCAAGCTCGGCACCAAGGCTGGCAAGGCGGCTTCGCGCGTGACCGCCGAAGGCGTCGTGGCGGCTTCGATCAATGGCAACGTGGGCGCGCTGATCGAAGTCAACAGCGAAACCGACTTCGTCTCCAAGAACGACAGCTTCCTGGCCCTGGCCGATGCCGCCGCCAAGCTGGTGGCCGAGCACAACCCTGCCGACATCGAAGCCCTGGGTGCGCTGGCCTACGAGCAAGACACTTTCGGCCCCACGCTGGAAGACGTGCGCAAGGGCCTGATCGGCAAGATCGGCGAGAACATGTCGTTCCGCCGCTTCAAGTACTTCAGCGGCAGCAACCTGGCTTCCTACCTGCACGGCTCGCGCATCGGCGTGGTCGTCGAGTTCGAAGGCGATGCAGCCGCAGCCAAGGACGTCGCCATGCACGTGGCCGCGATGAAGCCCGTGGCCCTGAGCAGCGCCGACGTGCCTGCCGAGCTGATCGAGAAAGAGCGCACCGTGGCAACCGCCAAGGCCGCAGAATCGGGCAAGCCCGCCGACATCGTCGCCAAGATGGTCGAAGGTTCGGTGCAGAAGTACCTCAAGGAAGTCTCGCTGTACAACCAGGTCTTCGTGAAGGCCGCTGACGGCAAGCAGACCGTCGAGCAGATGCTCAAGGCCGCCAACACCACCATCAAGGGCTTCACCCTGTACGTGGTCGGCGAAGGCATTGAGAAGAAGGTGGACGACTTCGCTGCCGAAGTGGCGGCCCAGGTGGCTGCTGCCAAGGCTGGCGCGTAA